GGGTGCCAATGCCATTTCTGTGGCAGAATATGTTCTGGGCATGCTGATTGCTTTTCAACGTCATTTATTGCTGTTGACGCAGCAGGTCCGTCAAGGTGGGTGGATACGCGACATGTCTGGTTTAGAAATCGGTGGGAGAACATTGGCGGTAATAGGATACGGGGCCACAGGTCAAGCGGTGGCACAACGGGCGCAGGCGTTTCACATGCGCCTTAGAGTATACGATCCTTTTGCTCAAGTTCCACAAAAATGGGCAACCTCAACACTAGAAGAGGTTTTAGACGGGGCGGATGTGGTGAGCTTGCACGTGCCTTTGACAGCAAAGACCTTTCACCTGCTTAATGAAAAGACGCTCGCAATCTTACCCCACCACGCGACGGTGATCAATACAGCCCGTGGGGAATTAATTGATGAGTCCCAGTTATTGGCGGCATTGACGCGGAAACATCTCGGTGGCGCGATTCTTGACGTTCGCGAAGTGGAACCGCCTCAAGCCTCCGACAAATTACTGTACCAAGACAATGTGTGGTGTACACCGCATATTGCCGGATTAACCGAGGACAGTCAAATAGCTATTGCGCGCTACGTCGCGCAAGGACTTATCGAGGTTTTAGGATAAGCGAGACAACTTTTTTCCTTCTCGGGTTCACGGTAAGATAGATGAAGAGAAAGGAGTATGGGGATGCAATATCGGATGTTAGCAGCAAAGATTCACCGTGCTCGAGTGACGGAAGCCAATTTGAATTATGTGGGTTCGATTACCATTGATCAGGAATTACTAGATGCTACGGGTCTTTTGCCTTACGAAATGGTTCAAATCACGAATTTGTCGAATGGAGAATTGTGGCAAACCTATATTATTCCCGGCCCGCCGCATGGGGGTGATATTTGTCTTAACGGTCCGCCTGCCCGGTTGTTTCATCCCGGGGATTTGGTGATTATCTTAGGATTTCGATTATATGACGCCAGCGAATTATTATCTCATCAACCGACGGTCGTCTTTGTCGATGAAAATAATCACATCACGGAAGTGGTTCGAGAAGAAACGCCCTTTCGCACCAACCCGTAAGAGCGGCGGGAGATACTCGACTTAAGATTCTTAAAGGTCGGATTCCTTGATGGATCACATCCAGGAACGTGATCAGGACTAAAGAATGCTTGGGTCGAGTATTTTGTTGATAACATGATCCACGATCCGATTAGTAGGTGTGCATGACATTTTTTAGTGAAGCGCATAACTTGTCGCCTTAAGGGCGACTTTTTTGTCATAAGGCGGTGTGAAAGGTCTTAGAAAAAAGTTTGCGATTTGCTTACAAGTTGTCAGGCAAGGGATCAAAGAAATATAGATATTTTACCTCCATGATGTGATTTGGTTTGAACTTCTCGGTACATAGGACGGCCATTAAAGAAAAACGATATGGGATTCGAGGAAAGTAAATATTGTCGAGAGGACTAGGAGTAACAGGCAAAAATAATTTACGAAGAAAGTTATTTAATAAAATGTTCGTGATATAATTTAAACTTGAATACAATAAATTGAATGACAATTAGCGGGGTGAGTGAATGCTGCCACTGTATCTGGCTGGCGATGTGAACTGGCTAATGAGTCAAGCATTGTATCATGGTTTACCCGTTTTACATGAGGAAGGCATTATTCTGTGTTGGCCTAAAGAGCCCTATGTGTCCCTTGGCTGTCATCAAGACTGGGATGACTTCGACGAAAGCGCTTCCGTTCCTGTTGTGCGACGACGGGTGGGTGGCTCTCTCGTTTATCTCGATAATCACCAAGTATTTTTTCAAATTATCCTCGATCCCTCGAAACATCCCCGCTTAAAAACTCCCGATCAGTGGTATCGCTTTGCCCTCACTCCGGTGATTGCCTGTCTTAGGAATCTAGGATTTACCGCACATTTTAAGCCGCCAGCCGACATCTTAGTACAGAACCGCAAAATATCGGGCAATGCCGGCGGACAAATCGAGGATAGTGTGGTCATTGTGGGCAATGTGTTGTTGAGGTTTTCCCTTCAAATGATGGCCCGTGTGCGCAAAGGCTCTCTCCAATTCAAGCAAGCCTTTGCGGATGCGATGAGCCGGCATTTGGTGACATTAGAAGACTTGATGGGAGGGAGATTATGGACACCTGAGGAAGTGATGTCATTATTGGCCAAATCTTTTGCGGCCAATATGGATGCACATATCACAGATATTCCGTGGGAACGTTGGCGACCGGTACTTGAGGAGGTCGGTTCCCAACTTATCACACCACAGTGGTTACACGCTCCTGGTTATCGTCCCCCTTATCATCAAGTGAAAGTACGCGAAGGCGTTTATTTAAGACAGCCGCGACAAAGTCGTCTCCCTGACGTAATTGCCGAAGTGGATACGGAGAAGAAATTATTAACGGCACTCTGGAATAGTCCCGTTGATATACCCTTGCCCTTAACGTCAGAATCTCTTTTTACCGAAGTTCCCCAAGGGCCGTTTCGTGATGTTCTGTTAGAGTTAATGGACGTTCCGATTAAAGATTCGTTGTTGTCTTAATTTTTGGACTCTGATGAACCTCAAAGGTTCTATTAATCATTGGGTCCAGTTTATAAGTTGGGTTGATTATCACGGTCCTGGTCTCAGGGCCGATGACATGATTAAACCTCAAACATTAAGGGGAGGAAATGAGGATGGCTACAGAACCTATTCATCGCTGGAAAGTATTAGCGGACCGGTTATATGATGCCCGTCATCAGTGGGTACAAAAAGATGATGTGTTGTGGACTATGGGGATTACCGATTACACACAAGACACGGCGGGTGACATTTTGTATGTTTCTTTGCCCGAACCCGGAACCGTGTTAGAACAGGGACAGCCCTTTGGCAGTCTCGAATCGGGTAAGTGGGTTGGACAACTTTATGCACCGTTCGATGGGGTCGTGATCGCCGCTAATGATTTGGTACGGGATAATCCGCAATTATTAAATCAAGACCCATATGGTCGGGGATGGCTCATTAAGGCACGGGCCGAGAATAACGATGAGGCGGTAAAGGATTTGCTTACCGACACCGATTACCGGCAGTTACTGGATGAATTGGATGAACGCTGATGGAACAATGGCGATTATTGGACCCGGGACCGATGCCAGCATGGAAACAAATGGCGCTCGACAAAGTCGTCATTGAAGCTAGAGCACAGGATATTGTTCCGAATACCCTGAGATTTATGGAATTTTCTCCGCATACCGCGTTAGTGGGCTATCATCAGGCCATAGATTTGGAAATTAACCGTCACGAGGCGCAATTATTGGGTGTGGACATTAACCGGCGCATAACCGGTGGCGGTGCCATCTATATGGATGAACAGCAGTTGGGTTGGGAATTATGTGTCAAATTTGACGAAGGCAAGCGAATTCGTCCTGAAACATTGTATCCCAAACTGGCGCAAGTGGTTATTGAATCTTTACGTTCATGGGGCATTACCGCCAAGTTTCGCCCGGTTAATGATGTGGAGATAGACGGGCGTAAGATTTCAGGCACAGGGGGTGCAGATTATCACGGCGCTGTAATTTATCAAGGAACCTTGTTGCTCGATTTCAATGTTGAGACCATGATCCGGGTATTACGGCTTCCTATCGAGAAACTGACCGATAAGGTGATTGATTCCTTTCAAAAACGTCTGGTGACCATGCGAGAGATACTGGGTTATGTTCCCGCCATGAATGATGTCAAAAGAAGTGTGGAAGAGGCACTAATGAAGGTATTGGATGTCAATTTGACTCGTTCAGAACTCACGGAGGAAGAACAACGGAAGTGGGAACATCTTGCCCCTTCATACCGTCAAGAGAAATGGATAGATTTACGGAAGGTTCCCCAATTTGCTGATTATCCGCTCCATACTCTAACGCATAAGGCGCCGGGAGGATTGATTCGTTGTTTGATTCAGACCGATCAGGATATCAAGCATATTAAAAAAGCTTTTATTACTGGGGACTTTTTTGTTTATCCTGAGCGGGCGGTACTGGATTTAGAGGCTGCGTTAAAGGATGCTCCGCTACAGATGTCGGTATTATCGGCCATTCTCCATGCTCATTATCACCAGGGGTACAACTATATGGGTGTGAGTGTTACCGACTGGTTAACCGTTTTATCTCCATTATGCGACCAAAATCAGGAGGGATCGTTATGAATCCGGAGAAAATAATTTCCGAATCGATTGAATTACGCCCGCTGCAAGACGATGACCGGGAAAGCCCGGAATATGTTATGACGTCGTTGGCGGGCGCCATTACATTAGGGTTTGAAAAAGGAAAATTTGCCCGGGAAGAAACGGTGTTACGCGGTCTCAATATTCTCATGACCTACAAAGAAAACTGTGTGGCTAATTGTTCGTATTGTGGAGTGTCTCGCGAACGGCGTGTACCCAGAGAAGAGACCACATTTATTCGGGTTAAATGGCCGATTATTCCCGTCGAAGAATTGATCGAACGCAGTATTCAGGTCCCTCATCAAATGCGGCGGTTATGCGTGGGCATGTTAGCCAACCGCCAATCTTTAGATCATTCCATACAAATTATTCGCCAATTTCATGAACGGACCCCGTTATTAATTTCGGGATTAATCACCGCTTCGTTAATTAAAAAACGCGCAGATCTCGAAAGAATTCGCGATGCCGGTGCCGACCGGGTCGATATTGCCATTGATGCTGCGACCCCGGAATTATTTGAAAAACACCGGGGACGGCCGGTGAAAGGACCTCACCGCTGGGATCACTTTTGGTGGGTGACTGAAGAGGCTACTAAAGTATTTGAACCCGGAGCGGTGGGCATTCATTTAGTCGCAGGGCTGGGAGAAACCGAAAAAGAGTTGTTGGAGGCTTGTCAAAAAGCTCAAGATATGAACGTGGTGACGCACCTATTTTCTTTTAATCCTGAGCCATCGACGTTACTGGGTGATCATCCTCAGCCGCCTATGGGGCATTACCGTCGTTGTCAGTTGGGCCGATATTTAATTAATGAATTAGGCATTCACCTCCATCATTTTCGCTTTAATGCCATGGGCCAGGTCGTCGACTTTGGACTAGAATCCTCAGTGTTAGAGAAAATTGTTGAGTCAGGCCGTCCTTTTATGACTTCAGGATGTCCCGATGAACATGGGGAAACGGCATGTAACCGTCCTTATGGTAATGGCCGGCCCAGTGAAAAAATCCGCAATTTTGCTTTTTCCCCGACATCTCAAGACATTGAAGATATTCGCCAGCAATTGTGGGCAGATTTGGCAGAAGATGCTCAAACACTCAGCCAGGAAAAAGAAGGTATGAGCGTGGAAGCATGGGAGGGAGGGAACTTCGCTGAACTGGGAAAATGAACCGTTAGATGAGTTAATTCACGAAGCCGCGCGTTTGTCCCGGCAACATTTTCTCCCAACACTGGTTGTCTCCGCTCCCAGTCAAAAGCATTATGACACCGGTATCTACCAAAATCAGCGCAAAACGTTTATGACGCTGAGCGTGACGGGGCAACATTGTGCCTTGATGTGTGAACATTGCGGGACAAAGGTTCTGGAAACGATGGCGGTCGCCAATAGCCCCGCCCGGTTTCAAAGGGTGGCCGACAACCTGCTGCTGCAAGGAGCCGAAGGGGTCTTGGTGAGTGGAGGATGTTTAGATGATGGATCGGTTCCTTTGGAACGGTTTGTGGATGACATTGCTCGCTTAAAATCGCAAGGATTAACGGTGCTGGTGCACACGGGCCTCGTCAAAAGATCCGTAGCGCGGGCATTAAAAGAGGCTGGGGTGGATCAGATTCTTTTGGATATTATTGGAGATGATGAGACCATTGCACAGGTCTATCATCTCGATAAAACCACGGAAGCGTACCGCGAGTCTTTAGCGATATTGCGCCAAGAAGGGTTAAAGGCGATCCCCCATGTCATTGTCGGTCTTCATTTTGGGCAGTTGCGCGGGGAATTTCATGCTCTTGAAATGATTCGGGATGAGGGCTGTGAGCAGCTGGTGATTGTGGCTTTAATGCCGTTGCCAGGCACCCATATGGCTACAGTTCCCCTGACCTCAGGCGAGGATGTTGGACGGGTGCTCGCCAGCGCCAGAATCATGATGCCTAATACGCCCATTTCTTTAGGGTGTGCTAAACCGGCTGGTCCAACAAAGAAACAGATGGAATATTATGCGGTGGACGTGGGCGTCCAAAGCATCGCTTATCCCTTGCCAGACACGATTCGCTATGCCGAAGAGCAGGGATATGACATTCACTATCACGAAAAATGTTGTTCGTTGTTAGCATAAGAAAGTCGTCAATAGTCGTCGGTGTAAAGAAGGGGCCCTGGATGGTGATTTATTAACCATCTGGGGGCTCTTTTTGCATGGGGAGGAGGGAACATTAGACCCAGTGGGGAAGGACCATTTGACCCATGAAGATAATCTTTAAGCCGGCTACACTCAAGTTAATAGAGGAGGGGATGATGATGAAGTGGATGTTCCGGATTGCGGCGTCTTTGTTAGCCAGTATTGGACTGGTATGGATGGTCATGATGGCGTTTCCTGATGTGAATTTTACGTTAGAGCAAGGTGCGGCGATTGTACTAACGCTGAGTTATATGATTTGGATCCTCAGTTTAATCACAACAGGCATGTATTGGGCATGGAAACCCGAAATGCGAAAAACATCAGTGGTGCCTATTCATAACGTCGTTGCATGGCCGATTTTACGGCATGATACCAAAGGACCAAAAGCGTCATAATTCATCTAACATATCAAAACGAAAAAAGTTCACAGATGAACAGGCACTCTGTGAACTTTGTAATGAGGAATTAGCTGTCACATCTCATAGGGAGCCGTCACATTTGGAGAGGACATGTTGTACTGAAGAATTCGTCGCGAGTTGGTGGTAATGGCGTTTAAGACATTCTAATTCATGTTCATGATGGGTATGAAGAAGTGTCGATAAAGCTTCTAACCGCATTAAGACGCGTGCAGAAACAACTCCATCGCGATCCAGAGTAAAACGGGCTTCATCGACCCATGTTGCCATCAGTTCGTGGTCCCGGTGAAAGATTTTTAAACACGGGATTTCGTCAAACAAAAACGCTTCTTCAGTTTGTGCGTGGACTAATTCCCGTTCTGTCCAAATATCTAAAAGAACCTCTGCAACTTCATAGGCACCGCTGGCATCATTGTTTTTTAAGAAATTACGCAGAAGTCGCATTCCAGCCTCAAGGTCAGCTGTGACCAGCATGTGCGAGGTAAGGTGTTCGTCAAAATTTTCGAGCCGATGAGTGTGTGGCATGATTTGATGTCCTTTCCGGTCAAAGTCAAACCGGGTTAACGATTAAAGGGAAGCCTGGGATCTCAACGGGCGGAGATTCCAGGCTTCAGGCGAAGTGATTAGGATACGCCGGATTTGAAGGTCATAATCCAAATCGAGAAAATCACAATCCCTATTCCCATAAAAATCGCAAGAGCCAAAGTGACTATCTGCCAGGTTGAACCACGGCTTTCTCTTAAGTGCATGAAAATCCCTAATTGCAATGCCGCCTGTAATACCGCCAAGAACAAGATAAAGGATATCAAGAAGGCGGGGGGCAGCATGTGTTCAACCACTGCACCAAAGGCCAATGCCGTTAATACCAAAGAGGCAATATAGCCAAAGATTTGTTTCCATGGGAAGGTTTCTTCCTCAAAACGCGGGACAAGATAAACCGATTCGACTTCATCTCCATGACCAGTCGGACCGTTGGGGGAGATGGCAATAACGTTATGTCGTTTTCGGTTATGTGAAATCGCCATGATATTGTCTCCTTTCATCGATTATGCATCAGTAATCCGTAGGGCCAGATGGCGTTCATTAGATGATCTTGCCACTTAAGTAGACCACGGTGAAAATGAAGACCCAGATAATGTCGAGAAAGTGCCAATACAAGGCGAACATGTAGACTTTTCGCGTCGTAATGGTGGTCAAACCCCGTCCTAAAAGCTGAATAATCAGGGTGATGGCCCAAATAATACCGAAGCTCACGTGTGAACCGTGAGTGCCCACTAATGTAAAGAAGGCGGAGAGGAACGCACTGTGATGCCAGGTATCGTGCAAGGCAATGTCGCCGAGAAATTCACTGATTTCGGTGGCAACGAAGGCTGCGCCTAAAAGAATGGTAACCGCTAACCAAATGACAGTGCCTTTGAGGCGGTGATGACGCATTTCATACACTGCTAATCCACAAGTAAAACTACTGGTTAATAAGGCAACCGTTTCAAACAAGACCGGACCTAGATGGAATAATTGGGCCGGGGTCGGCCCCGACATACCGACCCGCGACTGATAGACAGCATACACCGCGAACAACGACGAGAAGAGGAGAAAGTCTGTGGCCAAAAAGGCCCAAAAGCCGAGAATCTTGAGACTTTCATGTTGATCAGTAAACTCCAGAGGGACTTGAGTATTTTGCAATTCGGGCTCTATAGGTACGTTCATCCTTGTAACCTCCCTAAGGACGCCTCAGTGTGGCGAATAGTTTCGGCGTGGATTTCTTCATGGTCGTTGTAATCGAAGCTTCCAATAATCAACAGGGCTACTACTCCTAATGCTCCGAGAATAGCGACCCACCACCATTCGAATACCATGCCAATTCCTCCGACAAAGAATGCTAACCCCATCAAAAAGGGAATCGATGACGATTTTGGCATTTCAATGGGTTGAATATCGTTGGGGTTGAGTTGAACCACATTGGTTTGGTTGTGTTGCTTCATTTCCCACCACGCGTCCCGGTCTGAAACAACGGGAATCCGGGCAAAATTGTAGGCAGGTGGGGGAGAGGGCAAAGACCATTCCAGTGTGCGCCCATCCCATGGGTCCCCCGTCAGATCCCGTTCTCCATGTTTATAGCTGTAGACAATGCTGTAGACGAAAACGACGAATCCAGCTCCCATCATGAAGGCTCCGATGGTTGATACCAAGTTGGGAAGGCTCCAACCGTATCCGGTGGTGTACGTGTACATTCTCCGCGTCATGCCCATGAATCCTAAGGCATATTGCGGCATAAAGGTAATCCAGAATCCAATAAAGAACAACCAGAAAAACCAGCGCCCTTGGCGTTCATCGAGTTTAAACCCGAATGTCTTGGGCCACCAGTAATACATCCCTGCTAACAATCCGAAGACCGTACCACCAATTAAGACGTTGTGGAAGTGAGCAATTAAGAAGTAACTATTGTGAAATTGGTAGTCACCTACCACGGCACCGAGCATCAC
The Sulfobacillus thermosulfidooxidans DNA segment above includes these coding regions:
- the gcvH gene encoding glycine cleavage system protein GcvH, yielding MATEPIHRWKVLADRLYDARHQWVQKDDVLWTMGITDYTQDTAGDILYVSLPEPGTVLEQGQPFGSLESGKWVGQLYAPFDGVVIAANDLVRDNPQLLNQDPYGRGWLIKARAENNDEAVKDLLTDTDYRQLLDELDER
- a CDS encoding lipoate--protein ligase family protein, translating into MLPLYLAGDVNWLMSQALYHGLPVLHEEGIILCWPKEPYVSLGCHQDWDDFDESASVPVVRRRVGGSLVYLDNHQVFFQIILDPSKHPRLKTPDQWYRFALTPVIACLRNLGFTAHFKPPADILVQNRKISGNAGGQIEDSVVIVGNVLLRFSLQMMARVRKGSLQFKQAFADAMSRHLVTLEDLMGGRLWTPEEVMSLLAKSFAANMDAHITDIPWERWRPVLEEVGSQLITPQWLHAPGYRPPYHQVKVREGVYLRQPRQSRLPDVIAEVDTEKKLLTALWNSPVDIPLPLTSESLFTEVPQGPFRDVLLELMDVPIKDSLLS
- a CDS encoding radical SAM protein, with product MNPEKIISESIELRPLQDDDRESPEYVMTSLAGAITLGFEKGKFAREETVLRGLNILMTYKENCVANCSYCGVSRERRVPREETTFIRVKWPIIPVEELIERSIQVPHQMRRLCVGMLANRQSLDHSIQIIRQFHERTPLLISGLITASLIKKRADLERIRDAGADRVDIAIDAATPELFEKHRGRPVKGPHRWDHFWWVTEEATKVFEPGAVGIHLVAGLGETEKELLEACQKAQDMNVVTHLFSFNPEPSTLLGDHPQPPMGHYRRCQLGRYLINELGIHLHHFRFNAMGQVVDFGLESSVLEKIVESGRPFMTSGCPDEHGETACNRPYGNGRPSEKIRNFAFSPTSQDIEDIRQQLWADLAEDAQTLSQEKEGMSVEAWEGGNFAELGK
- a CDS encoding hydroxyacid dehydrogenase, with translation MIVITESVHPVALEMLSSYEIYYDPDLYAHREALFSVLSRARGLIVRNKTQVDAELLAHAPHLQVIGRLGVGLDNIHTDLLSPKGIHLIVPRGANAISVAEYVLGMLIAFQRHLLLLTQQVRQGGWIRDMSGLEIGGRTLAVIGYGATGQAVAQRAQAFHMRLRVYDPFAQVPQKWATSTLEEVLDGADVVSLHVPLTAKTFHLLNEKTLAILPHHATVINTARGELIDESQLLAALTRKHLGGAILDVREVEPPQASDKLLYQDNVWCTPHIAGLTEDSQIAIARYVAQGLIEVLG
- the panD gene encoding aspartate 1-decarboxylase, with product MQYRMLAAKIHRARVTEANLNYVGSITIDQELLDATGLLPYEMVQITNLSNGELWQTYIIPGPPHGGDICLNGPPARLFHPGDLVIILGFRLYDASELLSHQPTVVFVDENNHITEVVREETPFRTNP
- a CDS encoding radical SAM protein, encoding MSRQHFLPTLVVSAPSQKHYDTGIYQNQRKTFMTLSVTGQHCALMCEHCGTKVLETMAVANSPARFQRVADNLLLQGAEGVLVSGGCLDDGSVPLERFVDDIARLKSQGLTVLVHTGLVKRSVARALKEAGVDQILLDIIGDDETIAQVYHLDKTTEAYRESLAILRQEGLKAIPHVIVGLHFGQLRGEFHALEMIRDEGCEQLVIVALMPLPGTHMATVPLTSGEDVGRVLASARIMMPNTPISLGCAKPAGPTKKQMEYYAVDVGVQSIAYPLPDTIRYAEEQGYDIHYHEKCCSLLA
- a CDS encoding cytochrome c oxidase subunit 3; amino-acid sequence: MNVPIEPELQNTQVPLEFTDQHESLKILGFWAFLATDFLLFSSLFAVYAVYQSRVGMSGPTPAQLFHLGPVLFETVALLTSSFTCGLAVYEMRHHRLKGTVIWLAVTILLGAAFVATEISEFLGDIALHDTWHHSAFLSAFFTLVGTHGSHVSFGIIWAITLIIQLLGRGLTTITTRKVYMFALYWHFLDIIWVFIFTVVYLSGKII
- a CDS encoding lipoyl protein ligase domain-containing protein, whose amino-acid sequence is MEQWRLLDPGPMPAWKQMALDKVVIEARAQDIVPNTLRFMEFSPHTALVGYHQAIDLEINRHEAQLLGVDINRRITGGGAIYMDEQQLGWELCVKFDEGKRIRPETLYPKLAQVVIESLRSWGITAKFRPVNDVEIDGRKISGTGGADYHGAVIYQGTLLLDFNVETMIRVLRLPIEKLTDKVIDSFQKRLVTMREILGYVPAMNDVKRSVEEALMKVLDVNLTRSELTEEEQRKWEHLAPSYRQEKWIDLRKVPQFADYPLHTLTHKAPGGLIRCLIQTDQDIKHIKKAFITGDFFVYPERAVLDLEAALKDAPLQMSVLSAILHAHYHQGYNYMGVSVTDWLTVLSPLCDQNQEGSL
- a CDS encoding cytochrome o ubiquinol oxidase subunit IV produces the protein MAISHNRKRHNVIAISPNGPTGHGDEVESVYLVPRFEEETFPWKQIFGYIASLVLTALAFGAVVEHMLPPAFLISFILFLAVLQAALQLGIFMHLRESRGSTWQIVTLALAIFMGIGIVIFSIWIMTFKSGVS